The Psychrobacillus sp. FSL K6-4046 DNA window GTATTCAGGATGATAAATGGGGGCACGTACCGATTGCCTTTGTTGTGTTGAAGAGCGAGGTTACCGAAGAAGAATTAAAATCATTTATGAAACCCCAGCTTGCTACATATAAACAGCCTGTCCGTTATTATTTTATCGAGGAGCTACCTAGAAATGCTTCCAATAAAATTTTAAGAAGAAAGCTTCATGAATATTTATAAAGCCGAGAGAACAGCTTTCTCGGCTTTTTTTACGGGTTATTCTTTTGCTATGAGGAGGGGAAACGTATGAGAATTCAAATTATAGGCGGATCTGGAACGGGGAAGAGTACATTAGGTGAATATTTTGCACACCGAGAGCAAATAAAATGGATCGATACCGATTCCTATCTGTGGAAGGACGATACGTTTCTAGAAAATAATCCAATTGAAATAAGAAGAGAAATGTATCAGCGAGATATCAGTTCTAATAAGTGTTATGTAGTCTCGGGCTCTATTTTTTCATGGCATCCAGATGGCTTTTCCGATCTGGAACTTTTAGTCTTTCTGTCTTTACCGGAGAATGAAAGAATGGACCGCATAAGAAAAAGAGAAATTTCCCGTAAAACTGGTAAACAATCGTGGCTAGACGAGCATGGATTATATACGAATGACTTTATAGAATGGTGCAAAACCTACTTAACGGAAACCGATAAAAGTCAAGGAGGGACATATGTGGCACAGCGCTATGAAATGGAATTATCACAAAGTCCCATCCTCCAGCTAGACAGCTCTAAAGAAGTCGAAGCGTTATACGATGAAATAAAACAGTACTTACGGATTAACTTAAATAGACTTTCATAACAAGAAGTGGATGGCAATAAAATAGGAATCGGTCGGTTCTGCCACAAAATCGGTCGGTTCCATCGAATAATCGGTCGGTTCTCCAATAAAATCGGTAGGTCACATCGAATAATCGGTCGGTCACACCAATAATATCAGTAGAGCAACTAATATAGGTGACTCTTCATAATAAAAGAAACGCGAGAATGTCGTTATATCAACATTCTCGCGTTTCTAACTAGAAAAGTGTTCTAATTTAAAGCCGTTTTTAAAGTTTCTAGATTTTTTTGCATTAAAGTAAAGTAGGTTTCTTCATTTGCTATATCCTCTTTAGAAAGGACACCTAGATTGTGGAGCACTAGACTTTCTGCTCCAATTTCTTTTTGAATGACTTCTGTTAGCTTAGAGTTTACGTTTTGTTCAAAAAGAATATACTCTACATTTTTCTCTTTAGCCATATCAATGATCTTAGTTAGCTCCTTTTGAGAAGGCTCCTGCTGAGAGTTTAAGCCCGCAATAGCAATTTGTTCTAGGCCATATGTGTCAGCTAAATAACCAAATGCTGCATGGGAAACAAAAAACGTTTTAGATGATGCAGCGTGAGACATTTCTTCAAAGTCAGTATCTAATTGTTGAAGCTCGCTAACAAGTGCTTGATAGTTCTCTTCAAATAATTTTTCATTTTCTGGAGAAACTTCGACTAGCTTGTTTTTTACTGTTAAAGCTAGATCTTGACTGATTTTTGGAGAAATCCATACGTGTGGATCCGTATCTCCGTGGTCATGGCCTTCATGTCCATCTCCATTTTCTTCCGAATCATGATTATGTTCGTCTGCTTCTGCAGAATCTTCCTCATGACCTTCGTGATCATGTTCATCTGTACCTTCCTTATCGTGGTGATCATGTTCATCCTCGTTCACTTCTAAAGCACTGTCTGGCACGCCATCAATTACGGCTACCATTTCTACATTTTCCTCAGCTAAAGTCTTTTTTGCATTTTCCACAAATCCTTCTAGTCCTAAACCGATGTAAAAGAATAAATCAGCATCAGCCAGAGCAATCATATCCTTTTGTGTAGGTTCAAATGTATGCTCATTGGCACCTGGTGGATAAATAGATTGGACCTTTACTTCATTTCCTCCAATTCGTTCTGTGAAATATTGGAGCGGATAAACAGTTGTATATATATCTAATTGGCCACCTTCTGCTGTGGTTGCTTCTTCTTGCTGCCCACAAGCAGCGATGAATAAAATAGACGATAATATGCATAATAGGATAATACGTTTCAATTTTATCAACCTTTCTAAATAGTAATGATTACGTTTTATGTATTAAGAACTTTATTAGCTTACAATATTATGTTCAAAAAGGCAAGAAAAAATAGCCTTTGAGTTATTTTTTCTTCAAAGGCCATTCTTCTGGTACTGGGTCAAATCCACCTTCATGAAATGGATGACATTTAGATATACGTTTAACCGTTAGGTAGCTACCTTTTATAGCACCATGTTTTTCTACAGCCTCCACTCCATAGTGAGAGCATGTTGGATAGAAGCGGCAGCTAGGTGGAGACAATGGTGATATAAATTTTTGATAAAAGCGAAAAATACTTAATAGGATTCGCTTCATGCGTCTGTATCCTTCGGTTTAGGGTCAATAGCATGAACATTTTCTTTTGTTGCTAATTTATATAGAAAGGTAAAACCAACAATACTGAATATAATTGCTATACCTAAGATCCAAAATACCATATTAGCTCACTCCATTTTAATGTCTTATGTTTATTGTAAGAAAATAAGAGGTATATGAAAAGAGAAAGCAACTATAATTCTAGAGGAGAGTGTCAAAATTATGTCAGCAGCATTAAATAAAGAACTAAATAATCTAGTAGCAACATTTTCAGTCATGTATACAAAATTACATAATTTTCATTGGTATGTAAAAGGACCACAATTCTTTACATTACATGCAAAGTTTGAAGAACTATACAACGAAACAACTTTAAATATGGATGAAATAGCAGAACGCTTATTAACTTTAGGAGGAAAGCCAACTGCTACGTTAAAAGAGCATCTAGAGCTTTCGGACGTGAAGGAAGCAAACAATAAAGAAACTGCTGAGGAAATGGTAGAAGCAGTTGTGAAAGACTATGATAAAATTATGAAATCCTTGAAAAAAGGGATGGAAGAGGCAGCTAAGGACGAGGATGATATGACAGAGGACATTCTAAATGCGATCTATCAAAAAATTGAGAAACACCAATGGATGTTAAATGCCTTTTTAGGGGATTCCAATAAATAATGGAATAAATGAACTTTATGTCGATAATAAGCTTGTAAGGGGGAATTATTTTGGATATTAACTCCATCATGTCTTCTCAGCTAGCACAGCTACAACAAACAGTTCAAATGAGTGTTATGAAAAATGCACTTAATATGGAAACTGTAGCAGCAGTGGAAATGCTAGAGAGTATGCCTCAACCTGCTACACATCCTTTTAAAGGAACAGTAGTAGACGTACAAGCGTAAGAGAAAAACATGCACCTTATATGGTGCATGTTTTTTTGTTTTGGGAACATACTACACGAAAAGGATGTGTGATATGACAGAAATTAAAGCTTACGTTTCGTTGAGTCAACGGAAAGTATACTTGTATCCAGATGAATCGCCATGGGAATATGAAATAACAGCAAGGCAGGATATTATCCCAGTTTTTGAAACTTTGTTTTATCAACTGTATCACAAAGACATGAATACCTTTTGGAGAGCCCATGTGCCATTAAAGTATTATAGTAATGATTTTTCTAATGAAGAATACGACAACCGAATCAAGAAGCTATATGCTCTAATCCACGAGTTTAGTGACAGAGAATCTCAAGCATTTATTGAACAGCTTCCATTTTTTAAAGAAAGTAGGCATCTGTAATGACTAAAAATGTTAATGGTAAAGGTAACGATACAACTACTTACCGCAATGCAAGCTCCCTTTTAAATCTTTCTCCACAAGATAAGGCAAAGGTTAACGCTGGCCAAAACAGTCAAGAAGGCGGCAAAAATTATAAACAACAGGAGCAAGAAAAGTGGGAAGGTTAAGACTTGGTGCATTGCCAAGTCTTTTTTCTTATGATAAATTAGAAATAATTAGGAGGTTATATGGTTAAACAGCTGATTTTACTAATTGGACCTACTATCATGATCATTTT harbors:
- a CDS encoding zinc ABC transporter substrate-binding protein; its protein translation is MKRIILLCILSSILFIAACGQQEEATTAEGGQLDIYTTVYPLQYFTERIGGNEVKVQSIYPPGANEHTFEPTQKDMIALADADLFFYIGLGLEGFVENAKKTLAEENVEMVAVIDGVPDSALEVNEDEHDHHDKEGTDEHDHEGHEEDSAEADEHNHDSEENGDGHEGHDHGDTDPHVWISPKISQDLALTVKNKLVEVSPENEKLFEENYQALVSELQQLDTDFEEMSHAASSKTFFVSHAAFGYLADTYGLEQIAIAGLNSQQEPSQKELTKIIDMAKEKNVEYILFEQNVNSKLTEVIQKEIGAESLVLHNLGVLSKEDIANEETYFTLMQKNLETLKTALN
- a CDS encoding putative motility protein, producing the protein MDINSIMSSQLAQLQQTVQMSVMKNALNMETVAAVEMLESMPQPATHPFKGTVVDVQA
- a CDS encoding transposase translates to MTEIKAYVSLSQRKVYLYPDESPWEYEITARQDIIPVFETLFYQLYHKDMNTFWRAHVPLKYYSNDFSNEEYDNRIKKLYALIHEFSDRESQAFIEQLPFFKESRHL
- a CDS encoding DNA starvation/stationary phase protection protein; translated protein: MSAALNKELNNLVATFSVMYTKLHNFHWYVKGPQFFTLHAKFEELYNETTLNMDEIAERLLTLGGKPTATLKEHLELSDVKEANNKETAEEMVEAVVKDYDKIMKSLKKGMEEAAKDEDDMTEDILNAIYQKIEKHQWMLNAFLGDSNK
- the yidD gene encoding membrane protein insertion efficiency factor YidD, whose protein sequence is MKRILLSIFRFYQKFISPLSPPSCRFYPTCSHYGVEAVEKHGAIKGSYLTVKRISKCHPFHEGGFDPVPEEWPLKKK
- a CDS encoding AAA family ATPase translates to MRIQIIGGSGTGKSTLGEYFAHREQIKWIDTDSYLWKDDTFLENNPIEIRREMYQRDISSNKCYVVSGSIFSWHPDGFSDLELLVFLSLPENERMDRIRKREISRKTGKQSWLDEHGLYTNDFIEWCKTYLTETDKSQGGTYVAQRYEMELSQSPILQLDSSKEVEALYDEIKQYLRINLNRLS